The nucleotide window GATGTCGAGAAGGTCGTCTTCGTCATCGGCCCAGAGCGGCTTCAGGTCATGCGCGTCGAATTTCGTGTCGAATACGCCCACCTTGCGCGTCGCGGGGGAGGCTAACATGCCAAGGGTTCCCGCGCCGGTTTCGTCAAGATGCCGAGCCGTCAGCTCTATCATGTCCAGGAACGGCAGGCTGGTGGCATTCGCAACGGCCACCGCGTAGTGGTGAGCGGTATTGCATGGCATGGCCAGCGCCTGGGCGCCAGCGCGTTCTAGATCCTGCGCCATGGACATCAGAACTGGCATCGGGTCCTGCCCGTCGCCGTCGATCAGCGCCTTGATCCGGGACGGCACCTGCGGGTTCTGATGTACGATCAGGGGAACATGGTCGGCGTCGTCCTGCGCGGCGATTGCGGAAAGGACCTTTTGCATGAGCAGGATGGTGGCCTCCGGCCCCATACCGCCCAGGATTCCGACCGGCTTCATCAGGCGCCTATTTCGGCACGTCGAAGCAATGGCTGTAGCCTGTCAGGCCGATCGCTCCGCCGGTGTGAAGGAAGACGATGCGCTCGCCTTTCTTGAAGTGCCCCTTGCGGCAGAGGTCGATGAGACCTGCTGCGCCCTTGGCCGAATAGACCGGGTCAAGCAGGATCGCCTCGGTCCGGGCGAAAAGGTCGATGGCTTCCAGCGTGTCTTCGGCGGGGATGCCATAGCCGGGACCGACGTAATCGGTGTTTGCGACCACGTCCTCGCGCGCGACGACACCGGGACAGCCCAGCTTCTCGGCCGTCTTGACGGCGAGGTTGTAGACGTTTTCCTCCTGCTTGGGTTTCGGTGCACGGACGCCAATACCCAAAAGCGGGATTTGCGCGTTCATCGCCTTGAGGCCCGTGATCAGGCCCGCCTGCGTGCCCGCCGATCCTGTTGCGTGAACGATGTGGTCGACGTTCAGGCCCATCGTGACGAACTGGTGCAGCAACTCGAAGGCGCAGTTGACGTATCCAAGCGCGCCGGTGGCGTTGGAGCCGCCCCCGGGGATGGTGTAGACCTTTTTGCCCTCTTCGCGAAACTTGTCGGCCACCGCTTCCATTTCGGCGTTCATGTCGAGATCGGGGCCGCGATGTTCCATCGTTGCGCCGTGCAGGTGATCCAGGAGGACGTTGCCGTTATACTTGTAGTTGTCGTAATTGTAGCCGGTCCGGTCCTCGAGAAGGATGTGGCAGGCGAGCCCCAGCTTGGCCGCTGCGGCCGCGGTCTGGCGGGCGTGGTTCGACTGGGTCGCGCCCTGGGTCATCACCATTTCAGCGCCCTGTTCCTGTGCTTCGGCCATCAGGAATTCCAGCTTGCGGGTCTTGTTTCCGCCGGTGGACAGCCCCGTGCAATCGTCCCGCTTGATCCAGATCTCGGGGCCGCCCAGAGCCTCGCTGAGACGCGGCATGTGTTCAAGCGGCGTGGCAAGGTGGGCGAGGCGTACGCGGGGAAACTTTGCAAGGTTCATCTGGGTCTTATCCTTTGGTATTCGCTGTGAGTTTGGCAGGTCCGGTGCATTTGTCCAGCCGGATATCGGCGGCCAGGGCGTGGCCCTCCATGC belongs to Roseovarius sp. THAF27 and includes:
- a CDS encoding aspartate/glutamate racemase family protein — translated: MKPVGILGGMGPEATILLMQKVLSAIAAQDDADHVPLIVHQNPQVPSRIKALIDGDGQDPMPVLMSMAQDLERAGAQALAMPCNTAHHYAVAVANATSLPFLDMIELTARHLDETGAGTLGMLASPATRKVGVFDTKFDAHDLKPLWADDEDDLLDIIRAVKAGSDLTTLAPHMGRIAAGMADKGADHLLIACTELSLMSESLPDAIPYTDSLDCLVKAVVDFSTK
- a CDS encoding D-cysteine desulfhydrase yields the protein MNLAKFPRVRLAHLATPLEHMPRLSEALGGPEIWIKRDDCTGLSTGGNKTRKLEFLMAEAQEQGAEMVMTQGATQSNHARQTAAAAAKLGLACHILLEDRTGYNYDNYKYNGNVLLDHLHGATMEHRGPDLDMNAEMEAVADKFREEGKKVYTIPGGGSNATGALGYVNCAFELLHQFVTMGLNVDHIVHATGSAGTQAGLITGLKAMNAQIPLLGIGVRAPKPKQEENVYNLAVKTAEKLGCPGVVAREDVVANTDYVGPGYGIPAEDTLEAIDLFARTEAILLDPVYSAKGAAGLIDLCRKGHFKKGERIVFLHTGGAIGLTGYSHCFDVPK